The following is a genomic window from Chanos chanos chromosome 1, fChaCha1.1, whole genome shotgun sequence.
CACGGGGTCATGCCCTTACTGCCGGCCTGCATAAGAATGTTCTAATTcaggtcttctctctctcttatctctgtcAAGCTGAGACCGCTGGAGAGCGTGATGGGGTGCAGTTATTTATACCCCCCTGAGAGGCTGATAGAGTTGCAGCGGTGAGAGAGTTTTATCACCCTGCTATACTTTGGGAAGGAcgagaaaggaggaggaggtgatcTCTCTGTGTGCCCTAAACTCTTGTGCTGCTAAAACCCACCCTTCATAAAGCTCTGTTTGTATCTATGGTATGTGAAACTGGAGGTTATCGTTTTCTGCATCTTAAGGGAATAATAAGTAATTCATATACAGTTGCACTGAAGTATTAACAAATTCAGTTCAAACAACAAACCATAAGATGAAATTTAGTTTGAAACAACAATGATTTTGAGAAATTCCTCCAACATGAATCTGATCTTTGGCtaaataagataagataaacAACATGGGTAATAAGGTGCAGTTTTTACTAAGAAAAAGGAGCTATTATACTCTTCCAGATTAATAAAAGTCTGGCATacacataaattattttttaaaatattaaacaaaatattttccagTAATATTTACTGTCTTTGAGGATGACATGGACTGCCATTTCATTAATTCTGAACCGTTGTGTATAAACTGTTGTGTTTCTTCATCAATTCACCAAATCCTGTTTTGCATGACCTGTATTTGAGTGCTGCATTCTTTAATTGTGGACTTTCAGACTCCTTAAACATGTGCATGATTTGTAACAATCCTGGTTCTGATCTGGTAGATAGAAAGTAATTTGTGGCCTCCCTTTAAAAATAAGTCAATTGTGATTTGGAATGAGACGTGAAATGACCTGTTTGAGGAGTGCATTTATGGCTGTGCACTAAAAGTTCAAGAAACAAGTTCATATAACTGAGGAATTGGAAAAAACACTTCCAAAAACATTCTTTGCTGGGGTAAAGCTCTCCGTTAGTCTTACTTATGGTTCTATTGCCCAAATAagaattgtttttcatttagattCTTTGCTCATGCGTTGCTGGTATCTGAAAACAAATCTGTGCTTTCATATGAGGAAAATAATACAGAAATTCAAAAGAATAGAAGTTTTTAGAGTAATTTGGGACGGCATCCAGCTGTGAATATGAGGTTTACTGTCAGCTGAAAGAGGTATTTTTCCACCAGTGCCTGTGGCAGCACACAACATCCACCATTACTTTAaccaaaaatggaaaataatcaTAAATAACGCAGAGGCTGGGACCCTAATCTTGTCAGCATCGGATCTCACAGTGTTTTTTATATTCCTAGTTATAAGATGAGCGAACTAAATCTGCAGCAGTTCTTTAAAACCGATAACAATTTGTGCCTCTGCCAAAAGTACGACAGAGTGGAGAGGAAAGTGTTGCTGTAGAGACTATTTTTAGGCAAGCTGTAAGAAACAACACTGGGTCAATGATTACAAAAGAAGCCAAATATTTCCAGAGCCTCCCCCTTAAGAGCCCAGACTGATTGTGCTTGCTCACAAAGTCAGGAAGCTTCTTGTTCAAACGCAGGTTAACTGTGCTCTACTTCTAAAGGAGTTGTGGATAATGTCATTTTAACTCATGCTGTTTGGGGAACTCATTGAAATTCAATTAATTTACATACAGTTGTCCATTGTTTTCCCCATATATGTTATCTTACTTGTAATTTCTTGACTAAACAAAAGTTAATATGAATTTCACAGTGTGTTTAAGGGCCTGGCCTTATTCTTAGTATTTACAACACATctgtttatctttatttttcatcatcTCATCTTTATCAGgcaagtcccccccccccccccccccccccaacaccaatCTAAATGTTCCCTCCATTGGCCATTTTCAGGGCATCTTGTTTAAATGCAGAATCAGGGCTGTTCACAAAGACTGGTCTGTTTGCGTCAGAGATTTTGGGGGTGATAATAGGACCAGGCTAATGGTAAGAAAATCAGTGTTATAAACATGGGAGACCACCACTGACACTACGACTCACATTCCCATCCCTCTTCCCCATCTCTGTGTTGACAAGACTGGGAGTAAGTGCCAGGGGGTCAGCTCCAGTGCTCAGGAATTTGTCCTTTCCTGTGATTCCCGTAATTTTCAGGAGGGAGGGCCACTGGTCAAAAGAGGGTTAATTATGTGTTACGAAAAATAAAATCCAGCACCTGAAAATCTAAACTGAACACTGACTATTTACAGAGAAGATCGGAATACAACAGGGAGCAAAATATCAAAATTTCCTAGACACAAATAGAACCCAAACAGAAATGAGACCATAATATAAGCAGCCCCACAGTTAAGCAGATGTTATTTAATTGTGGTTTGCGGATTTAAAGGCAAAAAGCAGTGAGgcaattgtttttatttgtccctattaaagaataaacagaaatgcattatgtggactgttgttgtttttcaatcgctgcacaaaataaaatttacaaATGAGCTAGGCAAACAGCAAATCACACTTATTAGAAgtatttattgttattaaatATGATCAGCAATGAagtattattttttcttttttttttagtttatagCCATTGACTGATGCCTGTAGGTCTCCACCCATcatacaacaaaacaaccaaccaGAAAGGCTCAAGGGTTGCACACATTTCGTGCATGTAAAGCTAGCCACGCACTTTTCACATGAAAACTACAAtgtattatgatgatgatgatgatgatgtagtCATGTAGACTTAGAGGAAAGTAAGACAGACAATTGTATATACTCTGAGAGGTATATTAGTTAATTAAACAATAACATTTCCATGAGGCATGGAACTAAACGAGGCAATTTAAGCGAGAAATTACAGTTTTACCACGCGAGAACATATAAACCttaatacaacaaacacagaagttTTGACAGCACCTACGATTGGCCTAGAGCGTTCCCATAGACACAGTGATGTAGTCGGAAAGTGGGCTGGGCTTTGACCCAGCTGAGTCCTATCTGAATAGTCAGTGCAACTTCATTCGCCTTAGTATTTAATATAATTGTCTGGCAAATGGCAATGCAGAAAAGAAGGGACTGTGTCGTCGACCTCCACCTCTAAATTGAGCCTGGTTtccagtttctctcttctttgaATTTTCACTTCAACGAGCTTAATGTGAGCCAGGGGGACAAAATTCacttcttttcccttctctcacCTTCACAGTGCACCTCTCCACTATATCACATTTAGTTTTTGCTCTTTAATTTTGTGGTACCTCCTTGGATACTTGGCTTAAAGCACGGCTTCACCTGGGCACCCCTTTTCTGAAGTCTCACGAGACGGCACCAAGATTTCTTCTGCAACTTTAACGCACATCAGGGATACTCCACCgacaggaaaacattttttttcttgttcaaagAAGCGTTAAAGTAACACAATGAGTCTCAAATCTGATTCTGAGCCGAACAACAATGTATCATTAGAAGAGGAGGTAAGGGAACAACGCTATTCTCTGATACGTAAAAGTTTTTTATAGCAAGCCACTCCTGGACAGTTGATATCTAATTCGTTCGGCAGTGCTATGTCAGTGCTATGAATCTGTTGCAAAGAAGAGATAGGTTAACTTTTGGAGGCATTGCGTAGTCGGtggtacagagagaaaattctTTCAGTGTTCATAGTGTTTTAGTAACCAAAACGTGCTGTCATCCCTCAGGATTGTTGTTTAACTCGGAAATCTTTAACATAAACAGATTAGGCGTTTGTTTGCAAAGGGTGTAGTTTTAAAGTAGTAAATCCTCGTTATTTCAAAGAACTTTTAACACGACGGCATAGTTTTCTTCACAGCAGTTTGTTTATTATCTAAAGCGGCCAGATATCTTAAACCGATAACGTATTGTTTATATTAGCAGGCACCCTGGCGCGGAAAAGTGTGATAGTGTATTTTGAATATAATGGAATTAGGTTTAAGGGATTTTcggttttctctccctcaagTGAGATCAAACGCATAAGCTATTACCTTTACCGGGTTTTGTTCATGTGAAGTATAGTAATTACAAAGCACAAAAGCAGTCTGTGACAGAATAAGTTCTTCCTGCTTTTAAAAGCTAACTTGACACAAAGTAAACgctttctgttttcctccagCGGAAATTGATATGAGCGCAGGTCTTCacatgtgttaaaaaaaaaaaaaaagcccatccGAATACTAAATTACCTAAAACCTAAATTACTCCCCGGAGTGTCACCTTTGGCTTCTGGTTTTGTTCCACAGAAATATTATGAAGGGTTTTCTCATTGTCAGCTTTGTTTCGTTCCGCAGTTTCAGTTAACCTGTTGTAAACTTGGAGTCACTGAGCCCGTCCTGACCTAGAGACTCCTGAGTTGTACCGCATAGACGCCGGTCTGTTTCTGACAACCAAGTGGGGAGCTGGGTCAGCGGGCCTGATTTTGGTTTAGATGGCACTCACATTAGAACTTAAGAGTGCATTAACGTACTGTAGCCGCTTTGAAAATCTCTATGAAACCTCAGTGTATCGACGTTGTGTTACGACTGGCAAAGGTCTAGTTGGGAATACTGAGGAAACATGAGCACAGCTGTTCCCACTATTGTTGCAGGGCGATAGCCGTGCGCTGTGGGTTTGGTGGGAGAAGGGAGCTCTTGGATACACCCTTGTGACGTTCATTGCTCAAGTGGAGCGTTGTATGACCGTATCAGTGTATACTGGACACCATTTACAATTTGCCCATGTTTATGACTGGACTTTTTCAGAACTAGAGCCACATCGTATGGTTTTCTTTGGGCCTTTCTGTTCATACACTACTTACCACATTGTGTCTCAGAGCTAGTCAGTTATCTTAATATGCATTTGGTTTACAACTCTGCATAAATCCTCAATTTGAGATTTATTTGACATGGACTGTGACATGTATTGACAGAGGGTGCCAGTTCCCCACTTaatgtggggtgtgtgtgtgcacacgcgtgcTCCTTCTAAACACTGTATTATATCAATTATATCAACATATTATATacacaacaaaattatctgCTTTAAACATTATCCAGTGTTTTATCagaagtgagtttttttttttttttttttttttttttttttctttttaagtgtaATTAAATCTTTGTTGCCAAACACAGTACCTATTCTGGACATTTCTAATTAAACTCCGCTGAAGTGTGTCACAGGAGAATCGACCATAAACATTGTGTCCATGTATGTTGTGAGTCATTTTTTGAAGGTAATTAAATATAGGCTTATAATAATGTTGTGTGGAGCCCAGGTCCTTGGGTCtcgcttacaaaaaaaaccaaaaaaccttgattttgttctttttttttttttaatatgctcaCTGTACCTGCAAATTTGGCTGAACATGAGGAATTTGTATGAGAAAGGGGTTTGAGTGGTTAAGCCTTTTGGTATTGTGCTAATTGGGGGAAACTGAGGATCTCACTTTCAGTAGTATAGTCTTGGTTTTAAAGGCATATTGACGGTAACTCAAGAGCAGTTGTCTTATACATTTTTTGTACTCTGACTTGTATTTGGATGTTTTCAAAAAGCGGGGAAGCTGGATGGATCTGTCGTTGTGAAGTAGTAATTGCTATTATAGAAGGATTAACCTGGCTTTAATTCCTCCTTGGGTAGTACACTCAGGGTCACTGAAATGTAGGAAGTGATGACTAATTTCCAGTGTATGATGTAGTGGCGGAAATTGTCCCCAGAAATCTGAGCCTACTTTTTGGATATAAAAAAAGGCACTTGAGTGCAGTTCCTTTATACACCTGAGATTAAAGGCCAAACGGAGATTATAATACAGttaaaaattagtgtttaaGAGAAATCCCCTTACCAAAATTAAGTCTTGTATTTTCAGGAGAAGGTTTTGGTAGGGGAACATGGCACAGAATGAAATGGCTTAATTCACTTGATCTTGTATGTAAACAACTACTAATAAAACTATGACTTATGGCCATATTTGTCTCTAATCCCAAAgttattttaatgcatttttagtTAGACCAAAATCCTCATTAGTATCTAGACTGTATGGAAGAGACTTATCCTCTGAGATGTAAATGTTGGCCAAATTTCTGATTCAGGTTAAACCATTTTTCTCTACAAATTTAAAAACACGACAGCAGAAGAGGCTCTCATGCTGagatttattcattctttttgcGGTGGGTAAAAGGGGCTAGAGCTGCCTCATTGTAGGTTGGGTGCATGAGACTGAACACCGGAAATTGatacaacattttaaaacacaaaattgtTTTACAAAGATTGAGCTTTGTCTCAGTCAGTTTCACAGGAAATTAGGTGAGTAGTATTGAACAAAATGCTCTTTGGCTCTCAGTACTtactagttaaaaaaaaaaaagttttgaaaactgACATGAACCTGGTTATCCTTCACTGtgcctctctgtgtcagtgtcatgCTTGATACATTTTTCATCCATTCTCAGAAATCAGTCTGTCAATTTACCTTGTATTTAAGCTAAATGTATTAATACCCTCAATCTAAAGGGAGATTCCTGCATTATTTGCACTTTCCACACAGTAAGCCTTTATCAAAATACTCGCTCACTTCCGTTAGCTGTGCACACAAAATTCTTGGCACGCGACtaatgctgccccccccccccccccccttttcttaaTGCCCgggattttttttcaaaatgtgcagTTAACACTTACCAAAGTTGTCTTAGAATATAGAACATAAAGAATTTGATGTAAACAATATGTCACCCCCTTCACCTCACCCCCGACATACATTTGAAGCCATTATAGCACCAAAGTGGTTGGTATTCCACAAAGTGTTTAGATATAATAATGAAACTGGTTACTGTTTTTATCAGCCTAGTCAGAACAATTTGTTAGATACtcaaatgtttccttttcttaGGTACGAACACTGTTTGTCAGTGGCTTACCAGTTGACATCAAACCACGTGAACTTTACCTGCTATTCAGACCATTCAAGGTAGGACAAACTTTCAAAACTGcagggaacttttttttttttttttttccctcccagaGTAaaatgttaacttttttttacttgctgTCATACAACATGTCAAGCATGCATTTTTATGCTCGGGTCATCTTGGCAGATGGAGCTAAATGTTTCTGGATGGAGTCCATTTACAGTGTATACTGTCAGGCACCACTCAaagtaaatgcttttttttttttttttctgcatcctTATTTCCAGGGGTATGAAGGATCACTCATTAAGCTGACTTCAAAGCAGGCAAGCCCCATTACTTTAAGAATCTTTAAATGGAGAATTGCATCCTTTggattttgtatgtttttgtgtaccTTTTCCATTATTTTTCAACAGATTAGTTTGTATAAAGTAACAAATATTGAATAATCCAGCCATCAGATTTCTTTATTTGATGGCTGGCTCATTTAGTATTTATCTACTTGGTTGTAATAAAGGGATAACAATAAACAGCTCATTTCATCTGCAAACATTCCAGATTCAGCTGAATTTATTTTGATACTTAATATGTTTTAAGTGTTTAATCTGTCCATATGCTATGTCTGTTCTCATGTGAATATGACAAACAATATCTTACACTTCCCTTGCAGTGTATGTGGAGTAActgtcattttaacatttattcgatttctttcttttgtctcttccttttctttccagCCTGTTGGGTTTGTTACCTTTGACAGCAGATCTGGGGCTGAAGCGgcaaaaaatgcattaaatgtaagctgccatgtgtctgtgtacggATCTGAACCAGTGCTGAATTATTGATTAGCACCTACTCCCTGCACTCTCCACAACCTTCCTGGCCAGATCGGGCCACTTTTTGATTTATTTCTaaatcaaaaatatttctgtctctggACTTATTCAAAAGAATTCCATGACGTCTTTGGACTTCTggcccttttctttctttttttttctttctttttttttttttttattaagactTCTACTTCACTTCTACTTCAAATACCGAGATTTCCTGCAGATGTCTCAATTTTTATGTTTAGCTTTCACACTTAGTGAGTACAGGTTATCCCATCTTTAATCACAGAATTACTGTCATGcctttgtataaaaaaaatgtgctgcTTTGGCAAAGAAATGTACTGTTTTTATGATCTATTTTTATGATGTCTGAAACCATGAACACACATGGACCACGACCTAGACAGCTCTAAAAttcctcctctcactctttAGCCGGATAGGGGTTAGTTTTTCATGGAGCAGCAATTCACTTACATGTTTCCACAGTCTGTGGATAGCCAGTCACCAAGGTTCACCTGCTAGGCTTTTCTCTGTTAGGTTTCTCACGACATCCGATTTCTCCCCAGGGCATCCGCTTTGACCCCGAGAGTCCTCAGACCCTGCGCCTTGAGTTTGCCAAAGCCAACACAAAGATGGCAAAGAGTAAGCTGATGGCCACACCGAACCCCACAAGTATCCACCCTGCTCTGGGAGCACACTTCATTGCACGGGACCCGTGTAAGTGTGCAGCTTCACCTAGGACACACTCACCAATTAATCTTTTTCAttcacccctccctcccctatgtatttttgtatttaagtGAACATGGATGAGTAGGGACATTCACCTTAAGGTTGCCCATTTTCATATGTTTGGACCTAGATTCATCCCTCTGGccatgggggtttttttgttttgtttttttttccgctttCATTGTCCTTTTTTAATACTCAGTTTCCCAAAGATTTTAACATGCACAAAGTAACatgactgttttgttgttgttggtggtggtggtttttttttttttttttttttttaattagtttacCTTTCAGTCACTGGTcagatgtttatatttatgcatATACCAGTAATTATAACGTGTTACAAAGTCATTAGTAAATCTGTCCCATTATTTCTTTGATCACTTGGGGGACTTCATTGGGATGTTATTAAAGGCAAGACGGCCTTCCATGGCTACAGTGTAGATATATGCAGTTTGTTGCATGgccttttcatatttacagatTATTAGTGACATTTCTAGAACTttcaccggggggggggggattatagAATTTGGCTTGCACACTGGTTTCTCATGAATTCTCCTACTCCTCTTTTGCACAAGAAAGTGATCACTCTGATGAGTCAGTTAATGGTAACATGGACATACAATGGGTTTTTCGATGCAGTCCCTGCATCTGTAGCTTGGACTATTAAACTTTGCCAGCCTCATCTCTTAAGTTTGAGCTGTTGAAGTAATACACTACCTCTTTATGTACTAgtgggtgtctgtgtgcctTCAGATGACCTAACTGGAGCTGCACTGATCCCTGCATCTCCAGAGGCATGGGCCCCTTACCCCCTTTACACCACTGAACTGACTCCTGGTCTTCCCCACGCAGCCTTCACCTACCCTGCAGCGGCGGCAGCGGCTGCAGCCCTCCACGCCCAGGTGAGGGACCAACCGGTGTGTTTCCCTCTTCTACTCGTCTCTCTTTTTGCTGGTCAATCTCTCTGACATTCATTTTAGTCTTGTAAAATACACAAGTAAGCttacaaagttgtttttttgttttttttttgacccatTTTGAATGCTGCTTTTCTCATCGTCACCATCTGCTACAGACACAGATGTAGTCTTAGGAAATTGGAAATCCAAATAAAGCATGCCTGATTGCTgcttcccccttttttaaatgttctcaaATTAACATTCTTGCAGGTAAAGCGGTTGCCAAGTGATGCCATTggactgtgtttctttttttttttttttccttgcctcTGAGGTTGGATTATGCATTGGTTGAGTGAATCCGTAGCCTATCAAGGCCAGTTAAACTTTAGCCAAGACTTCCCTTGTTTGGACTTTTACGAGCTCTTGAAAAGACTCACGGAAGAGATCAgttgttttactttatttagTTTTGTATTTGCACCTCCAATTAAATGGTTGACTTTACCTGTTaagatcattttgatttgttttaaattgggtTGAGATATAGCAGcaatatttttccaaaatacttTTCACACTGCCTTTTATTGACTTAATTCTATTCTTCTCATTGATTTGTACTTGACCAAGAATGTCAAGAACATAGCTTATGTTGCACATGTGTTGTGTAACATGCTGAGACTAGGCAATGATATGACATGTGGCttatgactgactgaagcaACTGTGCTGcaattgtctgtctctctgggccTTATAAATGTTTAATGGTGTTAACTTGAACATTTAATCAGATGTGACTGGTTTAGAAAGCTTGAACCTGAAAGTGCCAGATATTGATTGCATGAATATCCTTTGTTgcctgttgctatggcaacaacCCAGAGCAGACTAAAGGTCAAGGATAAAAAGGTTTGTCAAAGCTTTACCTGTCTGTAAATGTCTCTTCAAACTTGGGTTAGGCTGTTTGTCAGAAGCTATGGTTCAGTGAGGTTGCGCCACACTTTTGTTTATCTTGTACGGCAGAagattggggggtgggggtgggggggtgggggggtcttGTCAAAAGCTTACAGTTTGGTGTATTTGGCTCTTTGTTATAGCTTGCCTTATTGTCCATACTTCTGTCAGTATCTCAGAACACAAAGCGTTGGCCATCTGACTGCACTTCTCTCCTTGCCTTGCCCTCTGGGTGCTGAGCCTGAAACACTTAAGTGTTGCTGCcacaagtgcaaaaaaaaaaaaaaaagcctcaagtGACTTGAAATGGCATTAGCTGATGTAGAGCTGGAACGACTGGAACTTGTAGTGATGAGCCATAACCTTTAGGGATTAAAGCCTGTAGACATATTGATCCATTGCTGCACCTGATTGATCACTGATGCGTGAGAAATTACCCAGCTCGACTTGGGATTATTTTGATTTGCGCAAAAATGGGCTGAACTTTTCATGGATATTATGATTTAAGTGCTTGTTTAAGTAAGCAGCGCCATggtatttacaaaaacaaaatgtggcATCAGGTTAACTCTACAATTCTGATGGAATGCCATCTTTTAAATGGAATTACTGTTTAACCATGGGTATCACACCACTTTTTAACCACAGACATTATATTTACCCCCCTCaaatagcagagagagaaaatacctCCCAACATTACTGCAGTCAACAACGACCTGTGTGTTGTTGCACTgcagtgccttttttttttttctcctgttgaaATAACAATGGTAGTTGCTTATTGACTACACTCATGTATAAACAGGCTAGTCCTCTTTGTATGAAGTTAATTGTAAGCCCATTTCCCAAGCCCAGCAGGGCTGAAGAATGTGGGGCATGTACCCAGAGCTTGTTGGGAGGGTTTGACACAGCGACGGGGTGTGGAAGTGCCAAACTCATTGTCCAGTGTTCTCATGCCCTTCGCGAGGGCATACAGCTCTCGTGCGTTTTCCAAGCAGTGGTGTTGCCACAAAAGCGCAGCTAATGGCAACTTGGTGAAAGATTTGTAGCTTGTTTGTGATGACTTTCCTGTTGCCACACTTATGATCCTCAGACTCCACTAACGTTGCCATGGTTGATCTAAGTGCTTACACTCTTACATCTTAACACATCTCATCATTCAGCATTGTCCATTGTAATCCGTTTTCGACTTTATCTGCTAGGTGGATCAGTGTTCccagaaacagagaacagtaCACTTAAAAGTATACTGCTCTCCATATGTCAGATTTAGGATTCACCTCTTACAGCACTGTTACTACACCATACCTAAAGTTCCATCGGCACTGAAAACTGTAAATTATTGTAAactgtttgtgtgcttgtgcaaatgaggggaaaaaaaggcttagCATTGGTCTAGCAGACTCGGTGTGAGTTCCATGTGGCAATAAATGATATCCATCTCCTCTTTTTAGAT
Proteins encoded in this region:
- the rbpms2a gene encoding RNA-binding protein, mRNA-processing factor 2a, with amino-acid sequence MSLKSDSEPNNNVSLEEEVRTLFVSGLPVDIKPRELYLLFRPFKGYEGSLIKLTSKQPVGFVTFDSRSGAEAAKNALNGIRFDPESPQTLRLEFAKANTKMAKSKLMATPNPTSIHPALGAHFIARDPYDLTGAALIPASPEAWAPYPLYTTELTPGLPHAAFTYPAAAAAAAALHAQMRWYPSPSETSQPGWKSRQFC